The nucleotide sequence TACTTCCTCATAGTGTTGTGGAGAAAGGAGTTTATAAATCAAAGAGCAACATGTAAATGGGAGATTATTATAACAAGAAAAAACAAGGGTCATAGCAGGAGAGATCATGATACTACGAAGGACAAAactgggaaattaaaaaaaaaactggtggaAATCGCTGATTCTGGAACATTTCTTATCCTAGAGATATTCAGTTGTATCATCTGTGAGAGATGTTTTCTAAAGTATCtttcagctttaacattctatgattctgtgactgtcTCTTAGGAAAGAAATTGGTTGGTCTGGGTTGAGGAAGTGACCTTCCATGTTGggctggggggagaggagagaaggggtacGATGGAAGGATAACTCTTACCAAGAAGGAAAGAGGTGCTTCTGCTGACCCTACTCCCCCAATTCCGACCTAGTTTTTCTCCACTCTCTGAAAGTCTTTACTGAAGTCCTTTCTGCTGGAGCCAAACTATTTTTACCTCCCACCCCAGGGCATGCCCTTCAGTGAAAGAGGGTGGGAAAGGGAAGGCAGGGCTCCCAAAACTCTCTGGTGATGACTATGGCATCCTCCAACCAGTCTCCACTCCCCAACCCCTGTCTTCTCAGCTTCACTCTTTGGCTTACTTCTGATATTTTCCAccctagagggagggagaggccaGAGTGAAAAGCCACAGAAAGGAAAACCAGCTCCTGAGCCAGATCTGGGAAGAAAGGGAAAccccagggaaggagggaggggagagtaaGGGGAGTATTTTGGAGAAGGCTCTTCTTGTCCTCAAGAGAAAAGAGAACTACTGTCTGTGGCTGGGGCACAGCTGGCATGTACAACCCAAGGGTCATCGGCTTCAAGCAGCCACTGTGTCTCTGTCTCACCCCGGGGGCAGATTTAGGGTTCAAGGGCATTCTCTGAaacattctctttcctctgctttcACTGTGCTCTTTTTGCTCTTCTCCATAACACTGGCCTCTATCCCCAACCCAAacaattccttttcctcttctacttTTCTCTCCAGGAGTAAGAAGACCTCAATCAAGACCTCAATCAGTCTCCCTTCTCTTCTAGGATACTAATTTCCCATTCCTGGGAAAATTATCCCCCAAACTTCTTTCTATTACTTTCTTTCCctaaaatgtaattttcttttactgtttccCATCTGGATTAAAGGCGTAATTTAGCCCACCTTTTCCTGTCTGGTGAGGTCAGCagctcctctcttccccctgagtggagagaaatgagcagaagccCATACATAGGTACCCTACCAAACAGAGGAAAAGAGGCCAGGAAGAATCCAGTGcctaagggaagggagagaaaaagagacacacccagagacagagacagactaaAGGAGAGAGACCATGAGAGCATTTTCCCTAGGGAAAGATGACTGGAaaaggggataaaagaggaaGTGGGTCCAGACAGTGAAATGTAAGGAGAGAGGacatagagaaaaagacacaaagtAAGGGGCCCAGAGAAAGCTGGTGAACTGGAGCTCAAAGGGGCCAGGCTAGACTTCCCTACCTGTTTATGGTGTCTCTCAGGGGACCCCTTGGCGAGGCAGCTTCGGCTGAGACGGAGGTAGCCCCCAAGCACCAGTATCTCCTCAGCAGTGGGGTACCGCTTCTTCCCAGGGCCAGGGACCTGGGGTTCAGGTGGGGCAGGGGCTGCAGGGGGCCCAGAACGCCTAGGGTTAACTGTGAAGGTGTGTCCACTACGGCGGGGGGCCCCTACCCCAGGCCCAGGTTTCACCCCATAGAACAAGCGACTCATCAGCGGGTCCCCTGGGGGCTGAGGAGTTGGTGGGGCAGGGGGTAGGGGAGATActgagggtggtggtgggggctgAGGTTCTGCTGCTTCCTCTTCCTGAGGCCCTGAGCCTTTGGTCCCAACTTCCTcaggtggtgggggggaggttaCAGGGTAGTGGCTTCTAAGGGAGCTCACCATCCTGCCTCCATCCCCAGCTTCCTCTACAGCAGCCCCTGTCCTCCCTTCTTCAGCCTTTGGTCCAGGCAACAGCAACTTCTGATCTCCAGAATCTGAATGCACTGTCTTCTGCTCGCGAGCCTCTGATCTCCCAGGGCTCCATTCTCGAGCCTTCCCAGAGTTCAGTCTCCATTTCCGTACTTCCATCTGTCTAGAACTCTTGTCTGCATCCTCTCCTGGATTCAGCCTCATTTCTGTTGCCTCCATTACCCCTGGGCTTCGTTCTCGAAACTCACCAGGACTTAACCTACATCTTTGTGTCTCTAAAAGTCCTGAGTTCTCCCTGGTTTGTCTCTGCATTAGTCTCTGTTCCGTCCTCAATTCCCCTGATCTCCCTTTGCTTTCTTCTCCTGGGTTTAACCTCCACTCTCGAGCCTCCAATAGCTCTGGACTCTGTTCGAAGACTTCTCTGGAATTCATCCTCCATTTATGTATCTCTGTCAACCCCAGCCTCTGTTCTCCATGCTCTCCATGGTCTGCTGAGCTCAGTCTACATTCTCCTGTTTCAGATCCCCCAGAAGTCTGTTCTCGAGGTTCTATTGCATTCACATTTCGTTCTCGATCTTCCCCGGGGCTTTTCTTCCATTTCCGTGATTCTGATAGTCCAGAGCTCCTCTCCTCAGTCTCCCTGGGGCTTAATCTCCATTCCAAGGCCTCTGCAGGCCTAAGGCTCTGCTCTTGAACTTCTGCTAGCCCCAGCTTCCTATCTACAGACTCCCCCAGGCTCAGCCTCTGCTCTCTTGACTCTCTTCCCACCAGACTCTGTTCCTGAGCCTCTGCTGCGCTGACTCTCTGCTCTCGGGCTTCCACTCTCCCTGAAACATGTCCT is from Trichosurus vulpecula isolate mTriVul1 chromosome 7, mTriVul1.pri, whole genome shotgun sequence and encodes:
- the PPP1R18 gene encoding phostensin isoform X1, producing MRAFSCPTGTMATVPDWKLQLLARRRQEEAAVRGREQAEKDRLAQMPAWKRGLLERRRAKLGVPVGEPGPGNEAPDAAPPEPEEPVVLLEAIGPVHQNRFIRQERQELKQQQQQQQSAEEQLTDRRPPEGRGHVSGRVEAREQRVSAAEAQEQSLVGRESREQRLSLGESVDRKLGLAEVQEQSLRPAEALEWRLSPRETEERSSGLSESRKWKKSPGEDRERNVNAIEPREQTSGGSETGECRLSSADHGEHGEQRLGLTEIHKWRMNSREVFEQSPELLEAREWRLNPGEESKGRSGELRTEQRLMQRQTRENSGLLETQRCRLSPGEFRERSPGVMEATEMRLNPGEDADKSSRQMEVRKWRLNSGKAREWSPGRSEAREQKTVHSDSGDQKLLLPGPKAEEGRTGAAVEEAGDGGRMVSSLRSHYPVTSPPPPEEVGTKGSGPQEEEAAEPQPPPPPSVSPLPPAPPTPQPPGDPLMSRLFYGVKPGPGVGAPRRSGHTFTVNPRRSGPPAAPAPPEPQVPGPGKKRYPTAEEILVLGGYLRLSRSCLAKGSPERHHKQLKISFNESALETTYQYPSESSVLEEMGPEPEAPSAPGPSPSLPDEEEDEEELLLLQRELRGGLQTKALLVDESCRR
- the PPP1R18 gene encoding phostensin isoform X2 → MRAFSCPTGTMATVPDWKLQLLARRRQEEAAVRGREQAEKDRLAQMPAWKRGLLERRRAKLGVPVGEPGPGNEAPDAAPPEPEEPVVLLEAIGPVHQNRFIRQERQELKQQQQQQQSAEEQLTDRRPPEGRGHVSGRVEAREQRVSAAEAQEQSLVGRESREQRLSLGESVDRKLGLAEVQEQSLRPAEALEWRLSPRETEERSSGLSESRKWKKSPGEDRERNVNAIEPREQTSGGSETGECRLSSADHGEHGEQRLGLTEIHKWRMNSREVFEQSPELLEAREWRLNPGEESKGRSGELRTEQRLMQRQTRENSGLLETQRCRLSPGEFRERSPGVMEATEMRLNPGEDADKSSRQMEVRKWRLNSGKAREWSPGRSEAREQKTVHSDSGDQKLLLPGPKAEEGRTGAAVEEAGDGGRMVSSLRSHYPVTSPPPPEEVGTKGSGPQEEEAAEPQPPPPPSVSPLPPAPPTPQPPGDPLMSRLFYGVKPGPGVGAPRRSGHTFTVNPRRSGPPAAPAPPEPQVPGPGKKRYPTAEEILVLGGYLRLSRSCLAKGSPERHHKQPWRPPISTLLKVLCWRRWALSLRPQVLLVPPHPCQMKRRMRRSCCYYKGSFGEDCRPRPC